A window of the Calditrichota bacterium genome harbors these coding sequences:
- the folP gene encoding dihydropteroate synthase — translation MIPKAMSLNVRISGLTPPAALILKQEMLALGGDCANHRQVLKNDIDRADAVLMGSVKIFRRLIPKLRMQPFGLKELANDLQVLLARISGEKKIELPLKKRILRLSERTHIMGILNVTPDSFSDGGKFLDKNAAVAHALEMIADGADLVDVGAESTRPGAKPVDLEEEMSRVIPVIAALRRESDVPISVDTYKAQVAEAALEAGADIINDISGMRFDPKMKEAVAKYQAPVVLMHIKGEPRNMQKDPVYEDLMTEIYQYLSESIELAESAGLPREKIIIDPGIGFGKRLKDNYEILRRLSEFRSLGCPILVGPSRKSFIGNVLNLPPDQRLEGSAAAVALSIASGADIVRVHDVKEMKRVCVISDLISGKTRL, via the coding sequence ATGATTCCCAAGGCAATGTCTCTCAATGTGCGCATCTCCGGGCTCACTCCGCCGGCGGCGTTAATTTTGAAACAGGAAATGTTGGCGCTTGGCGGCGATTGTGCGAATCACAGACAAGTACTGAAAAACGACATTGATCGCGCGGATGCGGTTTTAATGGGAAGCGTGAAAATATTTCGCCGCTTGATACCGAAGTTGCGGATGCAGCCTTTCGGACTGAAAGAATTAGCCAATGATTTGCAGGTTTTGTTAGCTCGAATTTCCGGAGAGAAAAAAATCGAGTTGCCACTGAAGAAGCGAATTTTGCGCCTTTCCGAACGAACCCACATCATGGGAATTTTGAACGTTACGCCGGATTCCTTCTCTGACGGCGGCAAATTTCTCGACAAAAATGCGGCGGTCGCTCACGCATTGGAGATGATCGCCGACGGCGCAGACCTCGTCGATGTCGGCGCAGAATCAACGCGCCCCGGAGCGAAGCCTGTGGATTTGGAAGAAGAAATGTCGCGGGTCATTCCGGTGATTGCCGCTTTGCGCCGGGAATCGGACGTGCCGATTTCCGTGGATACGTACAAAGCGCAGGTTGCCGAAGCGGCGCTCGAAGCCGGCGCTGACATCATCAATGATATCAGTGGCATGAGATTTGATCCGAAAATGAAAGAAGCCGTTGCCAAATATCAGGCGCCGGTGGTTTTGATGCACATTAAGGGCGAGCCGCGAAATATGCAGAAAGATCCTGTTTACGAAGATTTGATGACGGAAATTTACCAATATTTGTCCGAGAGCATTGAATTGGCAGAATCCGCTGGTTTGCCTCGGGAAAAAATTATTATCGATCCCGGCATTGGCTTCGGTAAAAGGTTAAAAGACAACTACGAAATTCTTCGCCGCTTATCCGAATTTCGCAGTCTGGGCTGTCCGATTTTAGTCGGCCCATCGCGAAAATCGTTCATCGGCAACGTTCTGAATTTGCCTCCGGACCAGCGTCTCGAAGGTAGCGCAGCCGCAGTAGCGCTGTCCATCGCCAGTGGCGCAGACATTGTCCGGGTGCATGATGTGAAAGAGATGAAGCGCGTGTGTGTGATTTCGGATTTGATTTCGGGGAAAACGAGATTATAA